atatatatatatatatatatatgcatatgtatatataattatataccaATTTTTGCAGTGCCATATggatgtatttttttttttcccgaATTGagtttttacaatatattatgactactatattattaagaTTGGAATAAGTTTACTGACACAGTTGAAAGTCTTTTAgctaattaaaaaatatacataaaatatatatattatgtatacataaatataacaaaaaaataaaaaaatatatatatgagtaaaTAATATAGCACAGCAGTACACAACTacaaaacattttattttgtatatatacatatacatatatatatatacatatacatatatatatatatatatatatatacatagagCACATGCACCAAGACGATTTTTGTTTaacagataaaaataaacgagATTTAAATACAAacgtataaaaatatcaaagtgcaaaaatgtaaaaagctCAAAAACTACATATAACGGTAAAAGATTaaaaggttaaaaaaaaagctaagaggttaaaaagttaaaaggttaaaaaattaaaaaatgaaaaattatttatataatagtaatatttcctcaaatatatgaaaatcaTGTCCTTCTAAAATTTGTATCCACGCTTTTTtctcaataaaaaaaaaaaaaaaattatttacaagtaatatatatatacacacacgtAGTACTCTATATACTACCACATTTTCTTATTCCACAAGCCATAATACACTGCACTTAATATACACCCTATGTCAAATGAACCTTTTTTCCCGTTATCGCCATTCTTACGGGTGGTGTTGTATCGTAGAAATATACGGAAATAACAATTGTATTCTATCCTTCACTCAGTTATTCGTTTATTCGATTATTGATTCATCACCTCTTTTTGTAATTAATGGAAGAAACAGTTATACTTCTTTCTTGAAATAACATTGCTGTTCATCATTTTTCAAATCGTTCTGTGTAACCTCTTATTATCCGCCGCCTTCTCGctgttctttttttgtcattgtgtttgaattttcttttttttttttttgtaccccttttattatattttgtgttCTAACTGTTTGgggttattattattataggaTTATACACTTCAGTAAGTACTAGTTGCTACTGCTACCACAGCTGCAATCACTACTTTATGCCTCTACCACGGGTGAAGTTACGGGAtagcttattttttttgaatatatttccTTGGGTTTTAaataagataattttttatttgcttcTTTCATTCTGTTTAATCTTTCACGATCTAatctttttctatataaCTTATCTAGTTTtgtactttctttttttaatttatctacTGTTTCTAATTTTTCTGCTGGATCTTCTGGATATGGTATGactattaatttatttttctttcgtTGTGGTATATTATGCTTTCTATATCCTGttgtatttttgtttatctctcttattaattctttctcgcgttcttttctttctttacTATTTATAGCTGCTATTTTATTAGCTAattgttttcttttcataattttttctttaactTGAATTTcctcatttaatttttcatgttCCTTCTTTTCAAGGTCTGCGGTTCTATTTTCTAACCATTCTCGGAACAACCTTTCTTTAAATGCTCTTTCTTGTCCTGACTTTTTTAAATCACCCATTTCCCCCGGAGTATCATCACCCTCTTGTTCTTGTTCCTCTTCCagttcttcttcttcttttgttAATTCAACATGTCCATCTTCCATTTCGGTTTCTTTATCCTCTTGTTCCTCCTCTTTCTCTTGTTCCTCCTCTTTCTCTTGCTCCTCCTCTTTCTCTTGCTCCTCCTCTTTCTCTTGCTCCTCTTCCTCTTCCTCCTCCTCCTCCTCCtcctcttcctcttcttcttcctcaCCTAAATTACTATCATATAAATCCTTTAACATTCCTACTCCCCTTCTGTTATGCTCATTTAAGCGTTCTCTCATAATTCTTTCATATTCAATTCTATTCTTTACCCATTTTTCATGGgcttcatcttttttttcttcccatTTCTTCTGTTGCATATCTCTTTTTAATAGTTGTTTTTCTAATCTTTGATTTCCTATTTTTTGTCTATTTAATATGCTTTCTTTTTGAATACCTCTTAAAACATCATACTTTGTTACAGGAGGTAAGGCAGCATAATATTCATgtgttttcatattttcttcatataaaTCTCTATCaactcttttttttgaatatctACAAACATTCACTTTGTATGTAAGAATTTtaatccattttattttatttaattcaaaTGCTGCTATCCACGCATCTGCTTTACTATTCAAATATTTAACAAACGTATCTTCATCATATGGAAAACCACtattaataacataattCGTAAAATCAGCTTCTGTCATTTTTTGTAAACTATCTACATCTTTagataaatttttaacaCAATCATTCCATGCatctgtttttttctttgaaatcatttttaaatttgttgctaaggtattaaaatttttccatatttcattcaaaataatataaaaataatatctttGACATGATCGTACCTCATATAGAATATTATggattttattataatcttCAATAATGTCATTAAATGGTTTCAATGTTTCTTCTCTTCCATTATAACTTAATAAATTatcgaaatattttttcatttctaaaTTGAATGGTGGTTTATTCTCTCGTCTTACATTCTCaccaaataatatattaccaaataattcttctcttttttcattaaactTATCAATTTCTTCACGTTTTCTCTCATAttgttcttttctttctttcctttgtctttctttttcatataaagGAATActtatatcttttaataaCGATGTACCATATGGTACTTTTTCAACtccttcttcttcttcttcttctactTCTTCCTCTACTTCATCTTCTAAATCTTCTGTATCATCAGTGGGTTCTTCCTTCTCTTCTACATTAACTTCCTCCTCAACTTTTTTAGGTGGCACAGCTGTACTACTGGCATTTCTATCATCACTATCTTGTACTTCCGTATTCTCAAAAGGTAAAGGATAACCTTCTTCTGGTGCACGAAAATTTCTTGAATATATACTTCTTTTAGAAAACCCAAATGACTTTGCTATtgctttctttttcctttgtGATTGTGCGGGTCTACGTGCTTCTACGTATATATTCCCGTTGGACGAGAGAACATCGTTCTATAGAGTGGGAGAAAACGAGgttgttttattataagtGTATAAACACAATCTACAAGGGTGTTTATAACTCAAATCATGCACACAGTAcatgcataaataatattcatatatatattatatgtatgtataacatatatatgaggCATCGCTCACATACGGCACGATCTACTACTGCATAACGCGCCTCCAATAAGGCACTATTATCATTTCACTGCGtatgtttttttccttatgtGCTTACTAATAACACAAGACTAATTACAAGAATCAGCCAATTCATAGGCCTCGTCGAtgagttattatttttcaaattccATCTTCTTGacatcttttctttttttttttttttttcttagaaTTCAAAAGCGtacttataaaaattaatggaaAAAGATGATCAgcaaaaattcatatttttattatttgcaaattttttatccTAAATTGGTAAACTTAAGGGGGATAGGACTAGAAcacaaaaatattgtaatatatagGAGGcacataacatatataaaaatatgcattcaattattatattatattacaaaaaatgcGCAGCAATTAAAATCCCTtgaaacatgaaaaaaaaaaaattaaataaaataaaaaactactATTAAATATGGAGCTATCAGgcttttattaatatcaaGTGTACTTTATAATCTTTGCTTGTATTCTAATTAAAACCTATTAAATCTTAAATCatcttatataaatattacaaatgaATAAACTCCACACGGTTTTACTTACTACTGTCTCGTCggatttatttaaaatatatattttactttataatattattacatatatataaatatatatatatatatatatctataagcATAAtgccatatatattatatattacaaggtaaaatatatattaaaataacttGAACCTATATAAACTATAACATGCTAGTAgtagtattatataaatttaaaactaAAACTAtcgaattataaaaagtgagtcgaaaaaaaaaaatataagatcATAATAAGAagttatttcaaaaaaaaaatacaaaatgattttatatatatatataacacgattttttcaattaaattttatttttttttaattcttgaaaaatgaaaaacaataaaaattaagatatacttgaaaaaataaaaaatttgttcgatatatttattactttattatatatatatatatatacaatataataaatattttaaggaataattcttatttattattttctttttaaaattttactggcatttttttttttttttttcaagttcGTAAAAGAATGTTATTCTAcgataatttttgtaaaaatattattttttttatttttatttatatattatatatatgtaaatatatacatatatatatatataataatattttgttttattttttatgcacTATTGTCCAATTTTGTTGTTTTCTTTCATCTCACATTTACGTCatcatatatgttatatataatacatgtatgtataaataatgaaataaacctaaaatacattaaatcTAGTCAAATTTTTTGAATCCAATTGAAATTCGTACCGCATTTAGAAGCAATAAAATTTACGTATTTACCCTTTTAACATCATTACCAATTTgtactatattattttttgcattatttttttatcctttgttaataattttatacaaatttgtacaattttttgttatattatttcccctattgttttattttttttttttgttatattatatctCCCCACTTTTAACGCCGTTGTAGATACCacagaaataatttttcttattttgtaattttacaataatgcattttattcttaattttataacaCGTACAAGTCTTAAAAAGGCAAATTGCTCTTTGCAATTATAGTACTAGGAGTAGAAAATTATTAGTAGTGTTAATGCTACAACGAAACATAGTCGTTACTGGGGTACAGTATTGtagaagtaaaatataatagcaAGTAGTAGTACTAGAGtagtatattataattctgGTCGTTCTAAATAACAGTAATTTATATCTAATGTCttaaagaaaaggaaaaaagaaagagaccaactaaaatttttaaatgtttatttggtttttgttttagttttacttttttgtcctgttttttttatatttaaaaaagtagaatattttatttgcttAAATTGTTTAAGAAACATTTtactaataaatttttgttataatttataatcatttttCAGAATttgcaattttatttttttcctttaagtAGTAACATGcgcataaaatattattaagtaattttataatttattcctGAATCCAAAGTTTGTTCTAATGTTGTTGGGGTCTCTGcaatttaacaaaattatgcACAAAAACTATGCATAAATTATACTTAAGTATTCGTAAATATacgtaaattatatatatatatatatatatatatatatattatttattcattcctTCAGTagcagaaaaaaatttatcatttgtttttgtaaaaagaaatgaaatgaaaattaGTAGAAACAAATTATCATTCCTTcaatgaggaaaaaaaaaaaaaaaaaggtggtttatttttttttattttttttttttttttacctgaTACGTGCACgtcactttttatttttcaataaatcTGTTCAGAAACTTTCATTTTTGAAACGTCCAAAATAAATggtatgttatatttttttagtcaatatttttttttttccctatatatatatatatgtattttatatattatatattatatataatatattttacccCTCTTTATGCGTGATGGTTCGTTCTGCATTTTTATTAcgtaaaatgtaaaaatgaaaataaaaaagggaaagtGGAAAGTGGAAAGGGAAAGGGAAAGGGAAAGGGAAAGGGAAAGGGAAAGAAAAGGCGTAAAAGACAAAGcataaaagattaaaaacaaaaaaaaaaaaaatttgtactGGTGCATAACAAAATGCTCACAAAATTGCTACGAATTTTGTGacaaaaagaattttttggaatgtttaaaatgataaatattatgaactgttcaggaaaaatatagctttcaataattttcacatataattattgaaGGTTTtatacgtacgtacatatacatatatatatatatatatatatatatatatatatatatatatatattagcccttttcaaaaaaaaaaatatacatttctcCAAGTtctgaatatttttataaaattaacgGGGTCGTTTACTCTTACGGTAAAGGTTATCATTTTTGCgggttttatattttgaactGATATGTacgaaaaagtaaaaaataaaatatatcgaattataacaaatgaaaaaaaaaaaaataaaatatatcgaattataacaaatggaataaaaaaaaaaaaaaataaaataaaatagaagaaataaaataaaaaaaataaagttaaatATGGCCGtgtaacattttattatgcattttaatataaaaatgtggCGGCAAACAGAGAGAAAACATGAAACTGCTCTCATCTCTTTTTCATCAAAAGTATGTGCAAATTTTCCAGGTAATTTACCATTATCCTTTTTCTTGTCTGTTCATGCTTATCATATATGCAGGTGCGTGTCTATTAAAATTTGCACAGCGATTATGCTAGCAACTGGCAGATAACATCTTCCATTTATCTGTTAACACGTTAAACTGCctccttttttcttcttatatatatacctttaTTTAAAACTTCATGATAAGCAAGCcgcaaatataataaatggaggaatacaaaaaaaaaaggcgctgaatgaaatttttagcattgaatgttttaaaaattatccaaaaaaagaaagggaAACAGTATACATCCATATGTGcacacatgtatacatatacatatatacaaaaatatttacacacatatacacacacatatatatacatatatgtatatatatatgtatatttccCTCCCGCTATATGCCTTTTCCtttgttcataatataattgaAAAACCCTCCCGCTATATGCCTTTTCCtttgttcataatataattgaaaaaagttAAAGGTATCATAGGAGGGACATGCACAATTCGAACGACCATCAATTTGTTGATTATATAAAGAGTTTTTAagttttgtaaaaaaatatatttatttaaaagttaTGACCTGGTCAgaaatttttgaataatataattggAACTGAGATAAGGCTAGTAAGTACAGCAGCTAtcatactttaaaaaaatgaaatcgAAATGAAATGAATTATTCCTTTTCTTACTATTTCTTACCTTTTCTTACTATTTCTTACCTTTTCTTACCTTTTCTTACCATTTCTTACCATT
The sequence above is drawn from the Plasmodium malariae genome assembly, chromosome: 5 genome and encodes:
- the PmUG01_05027600 gene encoding uncharacterized protein, yielding MSRRWNLKNNNSSTRPMNWLILVISLVLLNDVLSSNGNIYVEARRPAQSQRKKKAIAKSFGFSKRSIYSRNFRAPEEGYPLPFENTEVQDSDDRNASSTAVPPKKVEEEVNVEEKEEPTDDTEDLEDEVEEEVEEEEEEGVEKVPYGTSLLKDISIPLYEKERQRKERKEQYERKREEIDKFNEKREELFGNILFGENVRRENKPPFNLEMKKYFDNLLSYNGREETLKPFNDIIEDYNKIHNILYEVRSCQRYYFYIILNEIWKNFNTLATNLKMISKKKTDAWNDCVKNLSKDVDSLQKMTEADFTNYVINSGFPYDEDTFVKYLNSKADAWIAAFELNKIKWIKILTYKVNVCRYSKKRVDRDLYEENMKTHEYYAALPPVTKYDVLRGIQKESILNRQKIGNQRLEKQLLKRDMQQKKWEEKKDEAHEKWVKNRIEYERIMRERLNEHNRRGVGMLKDLYDSNLGEEEEEEEEEEEEEEEEEEQEKEEEQEKEEEQEKEEEQEKEEEQEDKETEMEDGHVELTKEEEELEEEQEQEGDDTPGEMGDLKKSGQERAFKERLFREWLENRTADLEKKEHEKLNEEIQVKEKIMKRKQLANKIAAINSKERKEREKELIREINKNTTGYRKHNIPQRKKNKLIVIPYPEDPAEKLETVDKLKKESTKLDKLYRKRLDRERLNRMKEANKKLSYLKPKEIYSKKISYPVTSPVVEA